CTTGCCGCACCAGCCGGGCAGCCTCGGACCCCGCAAGGACTGACCCTTGCAGGAGGGCCTGGTGCAGCCACCGGCAGTACGCAATCGCCTCCCGCCAGCCGATGTGCCGCACTGGTCGGCTGTCCGGATCGCGCAGGGCCTTGGGGTCCGACGGTACAGCCCCGGTCACCGCGAGGAAGGCCCTGAACTGCGCAACAGTGACCGGATAGCGGGCGATGTAGAATGCCGACGTGGGCGTGGGGGTGTCATTGATCTCGTGGAGGGGCACCTCATAGCCGATAATCTTCGCGACCCGCTCTCTGTCCGACTGCCGCGTACCGATCCTGAACTCCGGATCGGCCGGGATCGGCGCGAAACCGAGCAGGTCATCGGCCGGCAGGTGAAAGCACCCCGGATCGAAGCGGGGATCACCCAGGCGAGGCACGAGGTCCCCGATCCGGGCGCGAAGCGGGGGCTTGGACCCCTTAAGGACGCTCGCATCGCCCAACAGTTCGATGATCCGCGCGGCACAGTCGGCCTTGAGCGCCGCCCCGCTCTCACGCCACTCCAGCACGGCGGTACCCGCCAGTTCCGCCGCCGCGATCCGGGCGTCCGGCGTCTTCCCAGCCTGGGCCAACGCCGCCAGGAACTCGCGCGCAGACTTGGTGGCATTGGCACCCAGGTAGCCAGCCAGAAGGAGGATGGGCTCACGCCACCAGGGGTCGCTGAGCCGGTCCTCCAGACGCTTGACGATGGCGGGGTGGCCGCCCGCCCCGCCGATCACCTCGCGTAGATAGCGCGCGGCGAGGAACTCCTGGAAGGCCAAATGGATGAAGCGATAGACCCCGGTGCGCTCCTCCAGCACGCTGCCGCGCTGGCGGGCGCTCTGTAGGAAGTCGTCGATGCGCGGCTTGAAGTCCGTATCCTGGCGCAGCGCGGCCTTGAGCGCAGCATCTTCGATCTCGCGACCCTGGTCGCGGCCCTGGCCGTGCATGTGGAAGGCGAGGTGCTGGGCCATGTCGCGGAAGGGTTTCCAATCCGTGGAAAGTTCCCGGATATCGCCCTCCTCCCGCCCATAGTCCACCTGCAACAGGGCATTGATAGCCTTGTCGAACAGGTCCGCGCGCTCGTCGGGCAGGCGGCGGTTGTTGAAGTGCACGATGAGCAGTAGGCGCACCATCAGGGGACTGTCTACCAGTGCCTCGGCGTCCTTACCCAGGCGCGTGCGGCGGTCCTCCTCCAGCCGCCGGATACCCTCCAGCAGGTCGTTTACCCGTTCACCGCGCACGGCGGCATCCTGCGGGTAGATGCAGTCATAGGCTTGGCGGACCATTGGGGCTATGTGGGCCTTGAAGTCGAGCGGCCGGACGAGAATCTCCCGGAAGTCCGCGCCCAGGGCGGTGCGCCCGCTGCGATAGGCGACAGTACGGCAGGTGACCAGGACGCGCATCGTCTCGCGCCCACCCACCAGGTCCTCGACGCACTGGCGGACCTCGAAGCGCTCGGACTCGTTGGCCACCTCGTCCAATCCGTCGAGCAGCAGGAGGATGTCCCGGCCATCCTGAAGGACCTGGACGAAGAAATGCGGGGAGAGATCGAAGTCGGCCTGCCGTTCGGTTAGGTGGTACGAGATGAAGTGGGCCAGGGTACGCTCGCGGGGTGGTACGTTGGCTGGCAGATTGCGCCGATAGCGCGCGAAGGACGCCAGTGGCACGAAGATGGGCAGCGGCAATTCGCTTGGGGGGACATCTATCTCGTCGAAACGAGGGGCGGTCGACTCGGGTTTCCGGCTCCTCGGCATGGATTGGGGCGGCGAAGCAATCTCAATCGCTTTCTTCAGTGCCAGACGTGAGCGTGCCGGTTCCGGCTCGCCGCTGAGCAGTGACGAGGCCAGCGCCCAGGCCATATGCACCAGCACCGTTGTCTTTCCGGACCCCGGCCCCCCGATGATCGCCAGCCGATTGCCCAACCCCAGCACCTTGCTCAGTGGCAGGTCTCCCCCGTTACCCGCCATCCACTTAGCCTGCAGCGGTACATAGGCCGTCTCGAGCGGCAGCATCACCACCGGCGCCCCGCCCGCCCGCTCGATTCCACGCAGTTCGATGCACTCGGTGCGCGCGCACAGCCAGCGCAGGTAGCCCGTCACCTGGCGGGCGATCTGCTCCTTGGTCAAGCGCCCGCCAGCGGCGGCATGGTAATGGGTGACGATCTGGATCCCGGTGACGATGGTCTCGGCATCACCCTCGACCTTGACGCTGCGCTCGCCCAATGCGTCGCTGCCGCCTTGGGCCACGGCACCGGACCCGGTGAGGCTCGCCGCTTGCCCTGCCTCGAGTTCGGCTAACCGACGGCGCAATGCCTCAATGTCGTTCGGATCGATGGAATCGGCTGCCATGGCATGCCCTTCAGTCGTCCTCGTTATCGCGTCCGGTGAAATCCCTGCTGACGTGGATCTCTCCGCCGATTTAGGCGCTGCCGCCGGTATTTACCTGGGTGCCGGTGTTGATGGTGGAGGTATGGGTGCTGCCGATATTCACGGCACCCTTGCCGAGTGCGGTGGCCCCGGGACCCTGCGCGACTGCACCGCTACCGCTCTGCGTCGCCTGGTAGGTGCCGTCAGCCGTGTCCCGCTCCGGCTCGAAGGTAATGAATCCGTTAGCTGCCAGTTTGTCGAGTTGACGGCTAAAATGGAGGTGCAGCCCGTCGCTGGTCTCGAAACGGGTGTAGAAGTGGCCCAGTGCATCCAGTTTCTCCTGAAAGGCCCAAAGGCTTTGCAGGTCCTGCTTCTTCGCGCTGCCGGTGCTGATCGGGGCGTCCTTGAAATAGGTGA
The DNA window shown above is from Candidatus Thiodictyon syntrophicum and carries:
- a CDS encoding SUMF1/EgtB/PvdO family nonheme iron enzyme translates to MAADSIDPNDIEALRRRLAELEAGQAASLTGSGAVAQGGSDALGERSVKVEGDAETIVTGIQIVTHYHAAAGGRLTKEQIARQVTGYLRWLCARTECIELRGIERAGGAPVVMLPLETAYVPLQAKWMAGNGGDLPLSKVLGLGNRLAIIGGPGSGKTTVLVHMAWALASSLLSGEPEPARSRLALKKAIEIASPPQSMPRSRKPESTAPRFDEIDVPPSELPLPIFVPLASFARYRRNLPANVPPRERTLAHFISYHLTERQADFDLSPHFFVQVLQDGRDILLLLDGLDEVANESERFEVRQCVEDLVGGRETMRVLVTCRTVAYRSGRTALGADFREILVRPLDFKAHIAPMVRQAYDCIYPQDAAVRGERVNDLLEGIRRLEEDRRTRLGKDAEALVDSPLMVRLLLIVHFNNRRLPDERADLFDKAINALLQVDYGREEGDIRELSTDWKPFRDMAQHLAFHMHGQGRDQGREIEDAALKAALRQDTDFKPRIDDFLQSARQRGSVLEERTGVYRFIHLAFQEFLAARYLREVIGGAGGHPAIVKRLEDRLSDPWWREPILLLAGYLGANATKSAREFLAALAQAGKTPDARIAAAELAGTAVLEWRESGAALKADCAARIIELLGDASVLKGSKPPLRARIGDLVPRLGDPRFDPGCFHLPADDLLGFAPIPADPEFRIGTRQSDRERVAKIIGYEVPLHEINDTPTPTSAFYIARYPVTVAQFRAFLAVTGAVPSDPKALRDPDSRPVRHIGWREAIAYCRWLHQALLQGSVLAGSEAARLVRQGSWQVSLPSELEWEVAARGGQRHLVYPWGDAQDPNAANCGDSGIGDTSAVGCFPANGFGLYDMIGNVWEWTRSHYAGGYGEMSGSAPEDLEVGDVQSRVVRGGSWGGRRDGVRCACRSRSRSDFRPEFLGFRVVLRSAPVS
- a CDS encoding toll/interleukin-1 receptor domain-containing protein, with the protein product MKTIKLFLASSAELKADRLAFEVFINRKNKEWVARGVFLELVIWEDFFDAMSQARLQDEYNLAIRDCDLFVMLFWTKVGRYTQEEFETAFGRFQATHRPFIFTYFKDAPISTGSAKKQDLQSLWAFQEKLDALGHFYTRFETSDGLHLHFSRQLDKLAANGFITFEPERDTADGTYQATQSGSGAVAQGPGATALGKGAVNIGSTHTSTINTGTQVNTGGSA